One Aquarana catesbeiana isolate 2022-GZ linkage group LG06, ASM4218655v1, whole genome shotgun sequence genomic region harbors:
- the LOC141147324 gene encoding E3 ubiquitin-protein ligase DTX3L-like — protein sequence MDRGHPILVRTSPSERDLSVKLKKYFGSRSKSGGGECDVTRVDGQTYCTIFQNQDDQRRVLGRRDHIIEFTMPVKVQDIGSKDLARIRPLSQNEERLKMQQLTIRISPSDDMKTEIPVDTRHMDILRKLKHRQISDIEKKYNVKMEERRKTGSSLVTFRTMNASLDLSPHASHSFITLLQKTFFNIERKEIRVEPKFKEERVGTLQKQLMMSGINIVMQYSKGTVLLIGHPVHVAFAVEKLNGSQNPGRGQTRATSGDPLDTSSSSAAAQKEDEPDLCPICLSEIEDKVILEKCKHAYCKDCLKQAMAHKPVCPICGVSYGTVRGNQPDGTMSETRHRNSLPGYPGCGTIEIYYNIPGGIQKENHPRPGRSFSGTRRRAYLPDNKEGRDILRLLERAFDQRLIFTVGDSRTTGATDTVTWNDVHHKTNTHGGPQSFGYPDPDYLTRVRDELRAKGIE from the exons ATGGACAGGGGACACCCCATCCTGGTGAGAACTTCACCTTCAGAGAGAGATTTATCGGTAAAGCTAAAGAAATATTTTGGATCCAGATCTAAGTCTGGCGGAGGAGAGTGCGATGTGACCAGGGTGGATGGACAGACATACTGCACCATCTTCCAGAATCAGGATG ATCAGAGAAGAGTTCTGGGAAGAAGGGATCATATCATAGAATTCACCATGCCTGTAAAAGTTCAGGATATTGGAAGTAAAGATCTTGCCAGGATCCGGCCGTTGTCCCAAAATGAAGAGAGACTGAAGATGCAGCAGTTGACTATCAGAATTTCCCCAAGTGATGACATGAAGACGGAGATCCCAGTAGATACCAGACACATGGATATTTTGAGGAAATTAAAGCACAGGCAGATCTCTGACATTGAGAAGAAGTACAATGTGAAGATGGAAGAACGTAGGAAAACTGGCAGCTCACTTGTCACCTTCAGAACTATGAATGCCTCCCTTGATCTTTCACCTCACGCTTCGCACAGCTTCATCACTCTTCTGCAGAAAACTTTCTTTAATATTGAAAGAAAAGAAATCCGTGTGGAGCCAAAATTCAAGGAGGAAAGAGTTGGTACTCTACAGAAACAGCTGATGATGTCAGGAATAAACATTGTGATGCAATATTCCAAAGGCACTGTGCTCCTCATCGGCCATCCAGTCCATGTCGCTTTTGCTGTTGAGAAACTCAATGGCAGCCAGAATCCAGGAAGAGGTCAGACAAGAGCTACCTCAGGCGATCCGTTGGACACCAGCAGTTCCTCAGCTGCTGCACAGAAAGAAGATGAGCCAGACTTGTGTCCTATCTGTCTGTCTGAGATAGAAGATAAGGTGATATTAGAGAAGTGTAAGCATGCATACTGTAAGGACTGTCTTAAGCAAGCCATGGCCCATAAACCTGTGTGTCCAATATGTGGAGTCTCCTATGGGACAGTCAGAGGAAACCAGCCTGATGGAACTATGAGTGAGACAAGACACAGAAACTCCTTACCGGGATATCCTGGATGTGGAACCATTGAGATCTACTATAACATCCCAGGGGGCATCCAGAAG GAGAACCATCCTCGTCCTGGAAGATCTTTCTCAGGTACCAGACGTCGGGCCTATTTACCGGATAACAAGGAGGGGAGAGACATCCTCCGTCTGCTGGAGAGAGCCTTCGATCAGAGACTGATCTTCACTGTGGGAGATTCTCGCACAACCGGCGCCACCGACACCGTCACCTGGAATGATGTCCACCATAAAACCAATACCCACGGGGGACCACAGAG TTTCGGTTACCCGGATCCGGATTATCTGACCCGTGTGCGGGATGAGCTGAGAGCGAAGGGAATCGAGTGA